In Xanthomonas theicola, a single genomic region encodes these proteins:
- a CDS encoding CopD family protein, whose protein sequence is MQLYLWIKSLHLLFVVAWMAAVFYLPRILVNVAESAGQPEVQVRLLLMGRRLYRFGHMMFGLALLLGLTLWLGYKVLPDFPTMVAPGHSGWLHAKLGLVALMLVYYVFSGRWLKGVAQARALPSSRALRLFNELPVVALLLVIWLVLAKPF, encoded by the coding sequence ATGCAACTCTATCTGTGGATCAAGTCCCTGCACCTGTTGTTCGTGGTCGCATGGATGGCGGCGGTGTTCTACCTGCCGCGGATCCTGGTCAACGTCGCCGAGAGCGCGGGGCAGCCGGAGGTGCAGGTGCGGCTGCTGCTGATGGGGCGGCGCCTGTACCGTTTCGGCCACATGATGTTCGGCCTGGCGCTGCTGCTGGGGCTGACGCTGTGGCTGGGCTACAAGGTCCTGCCCGACTTCCCGACCATGGTCGCGCCCGGCCACAGCGGCTGGCTGCACGCCAAGCTGGGCCTGGTGGCGTTGATGCTGGTCTATTACGTGTTCAGCGGGCGCTGGCTCAAGGGCGTGGCGCAGGCGCGCGCGCTGCCGTCCTCGCGCGCGCTGCGCCTGTTCAACGAACTGCCGGTGGTGGCGCTGCTGCTGGTGATCTGGCTGGTGCTGGCGAAGCCGTTTTGA
- a CDS encoding acetyl-CoA carboxylase carboxyltransferase subunit alpha encodes MNPNYLDFEQPIADLEAKIQELRNASTGPAVNVDTEVRALRDKLRVRTAQIFRDLSSWQISQLARHPQRPYTLDYIDVFCDEFQELAGDRAFADDKAIVGGLGRIDGRPVVIIGHQKGRDTKSKVARNFGMPRPEGYRKALRLMKLAERFKLPLLTFIDTPGAYPGIGAEERGQSEAIARNLLEMAELKVPVICTVIGEGGSGGALAIGVGDRTLMLEYGTYSVISPEGCASILWKDAGKAKDAAEQLGLTAQRLSALGLVDKVVREPIGGAHRNPTQMARRLKAVLLNELDALDRLPIAQLLQKRYERLRGYGAYEAA; translated from the coding sequence ATGAACCCGAACTACCTCGACTTCGAGCAACCCATCGCCGATCTGGAAGCCAAGATCCAGGAACTGCGCAACGCCAGCACCGGCCCGGCAGTCAATGTCGACACCGAAGTGCGGGCCCTGCGGGACAAGCTGCGGGTGCGCACCGCGCAGATCTTCCGAGACCTGTCGTCGTGGCAGATCTCGCAACTGGCGCGGCATCCGCAGCGCCCGTACACGCTGGACTACATCGACGTGTTCTGCGACGAGTTCCAGGAGCTGGCCGGCGACCGCGCCTTCGCCGACGACAAGGCCATCGTCGGCGGCCTCGGCCGCATCGACGGGCGTCCGGTGGTCATCATCGGCCACCAGAAGGGCCGCGACACCAAGAGCAAGGTCGCGCGCAACTTCGGCATGCCGCGCCCGGAGGGCTACCGCAAGGCGCTGCGGCTGATGAAGCTGGCCGAGCGCTTCAAGCTGCCGCTGCTGACCTTCATCGACACCCCCGGCGCCTACCCCGGCATCGGCGCCGAAGAGCGCGGCCAGAGCGAGGCGATCGCGCGCAACCTGCTGGAGATGGCCGAACTGAAAGTGCCGGTGATCTGCACCGTGATCGGCGAAGGCGGCTCCGGCGGCGCGCTGGCGATCGGCGTCGGCGACCGCACCTTGATGCTGGAGTACGGCACCTACTCGGTGATCTCGCCGGAAGGCTGCGCCTCGATCCTGTGGAAGGACGCCGGCAAGGCCAAGGACGCCGCCGAGCAGCTCGGCCTGACCGCCCAGCGCCTGTCCGCGCTGGGCCTGGTCGACAAGGTGGTGCGCGAGCCGATCGGCGGCGCGCACCGCAACCCCACGCAGATGGCCAGGCGCCTGAAGGCGGTGCTGCTCAACGAACTGGACGCGCTGGACCGGCTGCCGATCGCGCAACTGCTGCAGAAGCGCTACGAGCGCCTGCGCGGCTACGGGGCGTACGAAGCGGCCTGA
- a CDS encoding class I SAM-dependent methyltransferase, translating into MDKQYDAAYFQRWYRRDGIGDAARLARKVALAVAQAEYYLERPVRNVLDIGCGEGAWRAPLLKLRPKLSYLGFDSSDYAVARYGRHRNLHPARFGDFAWLRPCAPVDLLVCSDVLHYVPSRQLRQGLPGLAELCGGVAFLETFAAEDAFDGDHAGFQPRAARWYRRQFGVLGLRPVGSHCWLSPALARDVAALETIGLAPH; encoded by the coding sequence ATGGACAAACAGTACGACGCCGCCTATTTCCAACGCTGGTATCGCCGCGACGGCATCGGCGACGCCGCGCGTCTGGCGCGCAAGGTCGCGCTCGCCGTCGCCCAGGCCGAGTACTACCTGGAACGGCCGGTCCGCAACGTGCTCGACATCGGCTGCGGCGAAGGCGCCTGGCGCGCCCCGCTGCTCAAGCTGCGGCCGAAACTGAGCTACCTGGGCTTCGACAGCAGCGACTACGCGGTGGCGCGCTATGGCCGCCATCGCAACCTGCATCCGGCGCGGTTCGGCGATTTCGCCTGGCTGCGGCCGTGCGCGCCGGTGGACCTGCTGGTGTGTTCGGACGTGCTGCATTACGTGCCCAGCCGCCAATTGCGCCAGGGCCTGCCGGGCCTGGCCGAGCTGTGCGGCGGGGTCGCCTTCCTGGAGACCTTCGCCGCCGAGGACGCGTTCGACGGCGACCACGCCGGCTTCCAGCCGCGTGCGGCGCGCTGGTATCGGCGCCAGTTTGGTGTACTGGGGCTGCGCCCGGTGGGCAGTCATTGCTGGCTGTCGCCAGCGCTGGCGCGGGATGTGGCGGCACTGGAGACGATCGGTCTGGCGCCCCATTAA
- a CDS encoding polyhydroxyalkanoate depolymerase — MLYQWHELTRNLLAPWVHQAAANAKIFSDANSLWATLPGAERLAAGNELLHRLGKDYEKPAWALDHVEVDGHPLPIVEQEVLRKPFCRLLRFKRFSDDAKVVAALKRQPAVLVVAPLSGHHATLLRDTVRTLLRDHKVYVTDWIDARMVPQRDGDFGLDDYVNYVQEFIRHIGADTLHVISVCQPTVPVLAAVSLMAGRGETTPRSLVMMGGPIDARRNPTEVNDLATRNPLSWFERNVIHTVPQAYPGHGRAVYPGFLQHTGFLAMNPSRHFMSHWDFYANLVKGDLQDVEAHRRFYDEYNAVLDMPATYYLHTIRVVFQEFLLPRGEWVIGGERVDPAAIRDTALLSIEGELDDISGLGQTAAAHDLCTGIAAHRRQHLEVEGAGHYGIFSGRRWRDIVYPQVRGFIAANASAAARAPGGNVTPLKRRGSRKAG, encoded by the coding sequence ATGCTCTACCAGTGGCACGAACTGACCCGCAACCTGCTCGCTCCCTGGGTCCACCAGGCCGCGGCCAACGCCAAGATCTTCTCCGACGCCAATAGTCTGTGGGCCACGCTGCCCGGCGCCGAGCGCCTGGCCGCCGGCAACGAACTGCTGCATCGGCTCGGCAAGGACTACGAGAAGCCGGCCTGGGCGCTGGACCACGTCGAGGTCGACGGCCATCCGTTGCCGATCGTTGAGCAGGAAGTGCTGCGCAAGCCGTTCTGCCGCCTGCTGCGCTTCAAGCGCTTCAGCGACGACGCCAAGGTGGTGGCCGCGCTCAAGCGGCAGCCGGCGGTGCTGGTGGTGGCGCCGCTGTCCGGCCACCACGCCACGCTGCTGCGCGATACCGTGCGCACCCTGCTGCGCGACCACAAGGTCTACGTCACCGATTGGATCGACGCGCGCATGGTGCCGCAGCGCGACGGCGACTTCGGCCTGGACGACTACGTCAACTACGTGCAGGAGTTCATCCGCCACATCGGCGCCGACACGCTGCACGTGATCAGCGTGTGCCAGCCGACCGTGCCGGTGCTGGCCGCGGTGTCGCTGATGGCCGGCCGCGGCGAGACCACGCCGCGCTCGCTGGTGATGATGGGCGGGCCGATCGACGCGCGCCGCAACCCGACCGAAGTCAACGACCTGGCCACGCGCAATCCGCTGTCCTGGTTCGAGCGCAACGTCATCCACACCGTGCCGCAGGCATATCCGGGCCATGGCCGCGCGGTGTACCCGGGCTTCCTGCAGCACACCGGGTTCCTGGCGATGAACCCCAGCCGGCACTTCATGTCGCACTGGGATTTCTACGCCAACCTGGTCAAGGGCGACCTGCAGGACGTCGAGGCGCATCGCCGCTTCTACGACGAATACAACGCGGTGCTGGACATGCCGGCGACCTACTACCTGCACACCATCCGGGTGGTGTTCCAGGAATTCCTGCTGCCGCGCGGGGAGTGGGTGATCGGCGGCGAGCGCGTGGACCCGGCGGCGATCCGCGACACCGCGCTGCTCAGCATCGAAGGCGAGCTGGACGACATCTCCGGGCTGGGCCAGACCGCCGCCGCGCACGACCTGTGCACCGGCATCGCCGCGCACCGCCGGCAGCACCTGGAAGTGGAAGGCGCCGGCCACTACGGCATCTTCAGCGGCCGCCGCTGGCGCGACATCGTCTATCCGCAGGTGCGCGGGTTCATCGCCGCCAACGCGTCCGCCGCCGCGCGCGCGCCGGGCGGCAACGTCACCCCGCTCAAGCGCCGCGGCAGCCGCAAGGCCGGTTGA